The genomic interval CCGGATTCAGGGTTGGTGGCGTCGTAGGCGAAGGCGTCAATGTGATCAAGGATATATTTTGCATGGCGTGCCGGAATGGCGAAATTGAGCCCTTCCATGGTGGGAACGCCCATGTTGATGATCCCGATCACCTGACCGCGTGCATTGAAAAGCGGGCCGCCGGAATTCCCGGGGTTGACGGCGGCATCGACCTGAAGATAGAGGATTCCACCGAAATTGCGATGAGTCTGGCTGAGTACCCCTTCGGTCACGGTGCGTTCCAGCCCAAGGGGATTTCCGATGGCAAAGACGGCTTCGCCGATGCTCATTTTTTCGTCGGGGGCAAAAACGACCGGGGTGATTTCGGTATCGAAATTGTTCACTTTCAGCACCGCGAGATCATGAAACGGGGCGGTGGCGATGATATCGACATCTTTGTGTACGACCCGGCGCAGCACCTGGTTTTCCTGCAGAAACTGGGTGACGGATATTTTCTTTTCGCCGGCAATGACGTGGAAGTTGGTGATGAGGTATCCTTCTTTATTAGTAAAGAATCCGGAGCCGAGTCCGGCGGCGGTTTTCACTAGAACCACTGCCGGCGCGTAAAGTTCAGCGGCTTCAGCCGTTGTAATGCGTGCGGGAATCTGGACGTTGTAAAGGGCATTGGAGTCGGTCGGAACCGTACCTTCCACCGGTTCGTCTTCGTAGGTGGCGAGAATTTCGTCTTTGGGAATCCGCAGTACATCAAATCCGAGATCCAGTACGGTGGCTCCGTCTGTATTTTTCAGTAGCGGGGCCTGAATTTTAGCCCCGCCCTTGAGGATGACATCGCCCGCACGGGCGGTGGCCGTCAGGGCGGCAACGATTAAAAACAGGTGTATTCTCATAAAAATTCCTTTATGCGCAGGTATTATCTATAAACGATAGCACACGGCTTTATATGGACATTGTACAGGGCGGAACGCATTTCGCAATAAGCATTACGTTTCACGAATAGAGTTCCTTTACTTCTTCGCAGATTATTTTTACGCCCTCGGCCACAACGGCATCGTCCTGAGCATAGGAGACCCGGATGCACTCGTGTTTGTGCGGCCACTCTTCATGTTCCAGTCCCGGGAAAAAGCAGTTGCCCGGAACTACCAGTGTATGGCGTGCTTTGAGGCGTTCATAAAGCCGGGTTGACGTGCAGGGAAGTTCCGGAAACCAAAGCCATAGAAAGAGGGCACCTTCCGGTTTATGGATTCTGCACGGGATATCGCCCAGATGATGCTCAAACTGCTCCAGTGTCTGAAAGGCTTTGCGGCGATAGAACGGCTGGATTACTTCTTTGCTGAGGTTCACGATTTCGCCGCTGCGTACCATTTCCAGGGCCAGTCTGGCTCCTGCTCCGCCGGGGGCCAGGTTCAGCACTCCATTGATATCGCCGATGGCCGCGGCAATTTCTTCCGGTGCAATGACAATGCCGGTCCGTAGATTCGGCAGTCCGAGTTTGGACAGGCTCATGGTCAGAATGGTGTTGGGACTCCAGAAGGGTTTGGCGTCTTCAAATATGATGTTCGGAAAAGGGAGCCCGTATGCGTTGTCGATAATCAGGGGAATGCCGCAATGGCCGGCAATGGTGTCCAGGTGCTGGATTTCGGCATCGGTCAGTACGTTACCGGTTGGATTGGTCGGACGGGAAACACAGAGGGCGCCGATATCATCGCCGACCTCAAGTTCCTCAAAATTGACGTGATATTTAAACAGGCGGTCGCCGATCAATTCCATGCTGGGGCGTTGTGCCGCGAAAAAACGGTCGGTCAGTCCGGCGTCGGCATAACCGATGTATTCAGGGGTAAGAGGAAACAGGACTTTCTTTTTCGATCCGTCCGGCATATCGCCGGCAAACAGATTGAACAGATAAAACAGGCCGCTTTGTGCCCCGTTGGTCAGAGCGATATTCCGTGCGGTGATCTCCCAGCCGAACTGTTCCCGGAGCAACGCGGCAAGTGCATCGATGAAAGCTTCGTTACCACGCGATCCGTCATAATTACCGATCAGTGTTTCAAAACCGTGCGGTTCCGCCATGATGGCTTCCATTCGCGCACGGAAACATTTCTGAACGTCCGGAATGTGAGCCGGGTTTCCGCCGCCGAGCATCAGCATATCTCCGCCCGCCATGGCGGCCCCGAGATCATCCATCAGCTGTGTGATCCCGGCCTTACGGGTAAACTTTTCGCCAAACTTAGAAAAATCCATGTAAACAGATTAACTGCGGTTCCGGTTGAATACACGAAAAATTAAAAAACAAAAGGGCGGTTTTTCATCTTTTCCGAAGCCGGTTACTTCAGTAAGGCAACGCTTCTGAGGTCGGTATTGCGGAGAAAGGTCAGCTGGTCTTTTATTTTCCAAACGCTGTATTCGTAATGCTGATTGATCTCCAGCACCTGAATGTCCTGTGCCCCGAGCTCCATGTGCTTAAATTTTATATGCCGGGCCTTTTTTCGCTCTGTGCTTTATTCAAAAGCTTTTCACTGAACGATGAAAAATAGATGGTGCGAAGTAAACGGAAGGTGCCTGAATGAAAAAAGCGCCCGGATGAGCGCTTTTCACAGATTGCCGTTCGGCAGAGAAGTTACATCATCAGACGACGACGGACGAAGAGAATGCCACCGCCGAAGAAGGCGATAAGGGCAATTGCGGACGGCTCAGGAATGGCCGTCGATATTTCTCCGGCAAGAAGCGAGCCTGAGTTCCCTTGCAGCCACATATTATAGGTGCCGCTTGAAAATAATTGCGTTTCGGCGGATCCGGCTCCAAGGGTGACTGTTGTTCCGGAAGGAATGGTAAGCACGTCGCCGACACTGATGCCGCCCGTATCGTACGTCCACAGGGCGCTCCAGTTGCTTATTTCATATCTGGCTTCCTGATAGCGCCAGAGGTCCCAGGTATCCACGCCGTTTTTCCGGATCAGGGTCGGACTTGAAGCGGTGAGGTTATCGGACGAATCCGTTTGCGGATATAAAACACCGAAGTGATACCTAATAAGTCCGATGGAATTATCGTTTTCGATCGTGAAATTAACATCATGATTAAAGGTGATGGTTGCTCCGGCCCCGGTAGCGGGGTCGCCGGTTACAGTCACATTTGCAGGGATTAAAACGGCGAATGATGCCGAACAGATCATTACTGCGGCCATTGTTGTTATTAGTTGATTAGGTTTCATTGTGCTCCATCTTTGTTTTGCTCAGAATGGACTACGGCGTCGTGTCATAATTCATCTTTGCAGTTTTGTTTTGCATGTGTGGCTTCTAGCAATCGAAGAAGCCGTTTCACAAGGCCTGTTTGATGAAGCGGCGGTTTGGGTGGATGAAGTGCCGGTTTTCCGCACTTCAATCTATATATTAGAGAACGGAAGAATATGCGACGTTTCGAAAATCGGTCGGCCGTCTTATCCCTCAAATGCGCTACGCAGTTATGGGGTTGATTTATACCAAACGTTAAAACTATCCGGTATAAATTTGATCCCGCGCAGAGGCGCTGAGGACGCAGAGAAATTCAGTCATAAACGGCTCCGCGCTCTTGTAGGTTTCTCCCGACATCATTTGAGCTTTTTCCCCTTTCGAGAATGGGAACCATTACTCGTCGGAGAAAGGGGAGGAAAAAAGCTCCTCAGTTAAGTAAGCTGAGGAGCACCAGGGAACCGCCGGGCTTTTGACGAAAAGCTCTGCGCGGAATAACGCTGTCGTTAAGACCGGAATGTTTTGGTAAATGGTATTATATTGGCCGCTGTTTATGGGCTCAGATTTTTTCAGCACCTTTCAGCTGAAACATTTCCAATTCGAAACCGTCCGGCACTTCCGTAAACCCGGTATTGTGTCCGTCGGCTTTTCCCCCAGGATGGTCACTTCATCGAATGTCAGGGACAGTTGTTTCGGATTCATTAACAGGAATATGGCTCCGACTTCTGTTTTTATTTATCGAACGGTTGACAACTTTTTACATTTGGCTATATTGCCAAATAATAATTCGGAGCATGGTATGACCGGGAAGGAAAAAAATCTGTATGAAGCGAAGGCAAAGGTGCTGAAGGCGCTGGCGCATCCGACGCGGCTGTGGATGGCGGAGCAGCTGTCGGTCGGGGAAAGGTGTGTCTGCGAATTTGTGGATCAGATCGATGCCGATTTTTCGACAATCTCGAAGCATCTTTCGGTACTGAAACAGGCGGGAATTGTGCAGGACGAGAAGCGCGGCAAGCAGGTGTTTTATAAAATGAAGGTTCCATGCGTGATGAATTTCATGAGTTGTGTGGAAGCGGTCATTGAGAACAATGCAAAGGATCAGGCGACATTATTGAAATAATTTTTGAACGATTATTGGTTAAAAGGTCAAATGACCATGTAATGAGGTGGTGCAATGAATTGGAAGACTGAGTGGAAAAAGCTGGCGTGGATTGTCGGGATATTTTTGGGGTTCTTCTATCTTCCGGTCGGGAATACGCGATTTGACCATGCTGTAATGGAGTCGCTCCATTTGGCGAAATGGTATGCTCAGGAGCATGTTCTGCTCTGTTTGGTTCCGGCTTTTTTTATTGCGGGGGCGATTGCGGTATTCGTCAGCCAGGGCGCGGTGATGAAATACTTGGGAGCAAGAGCCAAAAAGGTGGTAGCCTATGGGGTGGCTTCGGTTTCAGGAACCATTCTGGCGGTTTGTTCCTGCACGGTGCTTCCGCTTTTTTCGGGAATTTATAAAATGGGAGCCGGATTAGGGCCGGCTACGGCGTTTCTTTATTCCGGACCGGCGATCAATGTACTGGCGATTGCCCTCACGGCCCGTATCCTCGGTGCGGAAATGGGGATTGCCCGTGCGGTCGGTGCTATTCTGTTCAGTGTGGTGATCGGATTGCTGATGCACCTTATTTTCCGCAAGGAGGAACAGGAAAAAGCTGCGGCCCAGATGGCCCTGCCCGAAGAAGAGGTGGCCCGTCCGTTATGGCAGAACGGCCTCTATTTTTTCTCGATGGTTGGGATTCTGGTTTTTGCCAACTGGGGCAAGCCGGATCTGGATACCGGTCTCTGGGCGGCGATTTATTCTTTAAAATGGATCATTACTTCCATTTTTGCTGCGGCCTTCGGAGTATTCCTCGTACTTTGGTTCAGTATTAAATGGTGGAAGGTCGTGTTGACTGCCGTTCCGGTCGGTACTTTGGCCCTCACATTTCCGGAACAACCCATCCTTGCGTTCAGCGCCGGGGCGGTGGGGCTTTCGTGGTTCACCAGCACCGATAAAGGTGAAGCAGGGGAATGGTTCAGTTCGTCCTGGGGATTTGCCAAACAGATTCTTCCTCTACTGCTTTTCGGCGTCCTGATTGCCGGTCTGCTGCTCGGCCGGGTGGGCCAGGAGGGTTTGATTCCTTCCGAATGGGTCGCCTCCGCCGTGGGCGGAAATTCGCTGCGGGCTAACTTTTTTGCATCATTTGCCGGGGCTTTCATGTACTTCGCCACGCTTACTGAAGTGCCTATCCTGCAGGGGCTGATCAACAACGGCATGGGCAAAGGTCCCGCATTGGCCTTGCTGCTGGCCGGCCCTGCACTCAGCCTGCCGAACATGTTGGTGATTCGCAGCGTGCTTGGCACCAGGAAGACGGTCGTGTTCGTTTCGCTGGTTATTGTTATGGCGACAGTCAGTGGAATGATTTTTGGAACGTTTTTCAATTAAACGGACGGTGTCGGGGAATTGAGACCGGATAGATGCCATGTGGCGGTGCGGCCGATGGGCCGTGGAGGGCTTAGTTGATGAATAATACGTCGTATAACGGCGTTTAAAGAAGGAATGAACGGAGGACATAAAATGAAAGTACAGATACTGGGCACCGGATGTCCGAAATGCAAAAAAACGGCGGAGGCGGCTCAATCGGCCATTGATGAACTGGGTATTGATGCTGAAATCGAAAAAGTGACCGACCTGAATGAAATTATGAAGTTCGGAGTCATGCTGACTCCCGCGCTGGCGGTGGATGGCGACGTTAAGGTCGTGGGTAAAGTTCCCACGGTGGATGATGTAAAGAAAATGCTGAAATAAAGGGAACGCTGGCAACGGAAAACAGGAACGAATCCATCTATATGGTTATGGGGGAATACGGAGCTTATGAAAAGAATTATACCGATTGT from Verrucomicrobia bacterium S94 carries:
- a CDS encoding ArsR family transcriptional regulator, whose product is MTGKEKNLYEAKAKVLKALAHPTRLWMAEQLSVGERCVCEFVDQIDADFSTISKHLSVLKQAGIVQDEKRGKQVFYKMKVPCVMNFMSCVEAVIENNAKDQATLLK
- a CDS encoding valine--pyruvate transaminase, which encodes MDFSKFGEKFTRKAGITQLMDDLGAAMAGGDMLMLGGGNPAHIPDVQKCFRARMEAIMAEPHGFETLIGNYDGSRGNEAFIDALAALLREQFGWEITARNIALTNGAQSGLFYLFNLFAGDMPDGSKKKVLFPLTPEYIGYADAGLTDRFFAAQRPSMELIGDRLFKYHVNFEELEVGDDIGALCVSRPTNPTGNVLTDAEIQHLDTIAGHCGIPLIIDNAYGLPFPNIIFEDAKPFWSPNTILTMSLSKLGLPNLRTGIVIAPEEIAAAIGDINGVLNLAPGGAGARLALEMVRSGEIVNLSKEVIQPFYRRKAFQTLEQFEHHLGDIPCRIHKPEGALFLWLWFPELPCTSTRLYERLKARHTLVVPGNCFFPGLEHEEWPHKHECIRVSYAQDDAVVAEGVKIICEEVKELYS
- a CDS encoding PEP-CTERM sorting domain-containing protein, which encodes MKPNQLITTMAAVMICSASFAVLIPANVTVTGDPATGAGATITFNHDVNFTIENDNSIGLIRYHFGVLYPQTDSSDNLTASSPTLIRKNGVDTWDLWRYQEARYEISNWSALWTYDTGGISVGDVLTIPSGTTVTLGAGSAETQLFSSGTYNMWLQGNSGSLLAGEISTAIPEPSAIALIAFFGGGILFVRRRLMM
- a CDS encoding trypsin-like serine protease, with protein sequence MRIHLFLIVAALTATARAGDVILKGGAKIQAPLLKNTDGATVLDLGFDVLRIPKDEILATYEDEPVEGTVPTDSNALYNVQIPARITTAEAAELYAPAVVLVKTAAGLGSGFFTNKEGYLITNFHVIAGEKKISVTQFLQENQVLRRVVHKDVDIIATAPFHDLAVLKVNNFDTEITPVVFAPDEKMSIGEAVFAIGNPLGLERTVTEGVLSQTHRNFGGILYLQVDAAVNPGNSGGPLFNARGQVIGIINMGVPTMEGLNFAIPARHAKYILDHIDAFAYDATNPESGFVYPDAPRRPGKFTSAQKEKSDVVLP
- a CDS encoding thioredoxin family protein — translated: MKVQILGTGCPKCKKTAEAAQSAIDELGIDAEIEKVTDLNEIMKFGVMLTPALAVDGDVKVVGKVPTVDDVKKMLK